A single genomic interval of bacterium harbors:
- a CDS encoding ABC transporter substrate-binding protein yields MRRLSRRTFLQAVGGGAGLAVAVHTLPFRGVRAAPAGDSKTLLVGTNLSNIRTQDPGRTIEVTGMMMEKVTYDTLVTFEAEDLKAPKPLLATAWKVGADGRTYTFSLRSGVKFASGNELTSADVKWSFDRILNLKANTIFLFDGVQEVLAPDPRTVVIRTKAPQPSIVPILSHPGLGILDSKLVMEKGGD; encoded by the coding sequence ATGAGGCGTCTGAGCCGCCGGACCTTTCTTCAGGCCGTTGGTGGTGGAGCCGGGCTTGCCGTGGCGGTCCACACGCTGCCGTTCCGAGGTGTGCGCGCCGCGCCGGCCGGGGACAGCAAGACGTTGCTCGTCGGCACCAACCTTTCGAACATCCGGACCCAGGATCCCGGCCGGACCATCGAAGTGACCGGGATGATGATGGAGAAGGTGACCTACGACACCCTGGTTACGTTCGAGGCGGAGGACCTGAAAGCACCCAAACCGCTCCTGGCGACGGCTTGGAAGGTCGGCGCCGACGGGCGGACGTATACCTTCTCGCTCCGATCCGGGGTTAAGTTCGCGAGCGGCAACGAGCTGACGTCCGCGGACGTGAAATGGTCGTTCGACCGCATCCTCAACCTCAAGGCCAACACCATCTTCCTCTTCGATGGCGTGCAGGAGGTGCTCGCGCCGGACCCGCGGACGGTGGTGATCCGTACGAAAGCCCCGCAGCCCTCGATCGTCCCGATTCTCTCGCACCCCGGCCTCGGGATCCTGGACAGCAAGCTCGTCATGGAAAAGGGGGGAGACG
- a CDS encoding P1 family peptidase, with the protein MRVRDLGITIGRMPTGPHNAITDVPGVLVGHRTLIWDAPRMARTGVTMVVPREGAIWEDHAFAGFHSFNGNGEMTGLLWLEESGMLNGPIGITNTHAVGVVRDALVAFGVDHGYVKGFTLPVVAETYDGWLNDIDAFHVSTEHAHEALAAAAGGHVAEGNVGGGTGMRCHGFKGGIGTSSRVVESRAGSHVVGALVQANYGAMRHLRVDGVPVGRELESRWTAPSPKGSIIVIVATDAPLLPGQCKRLAQRATVGLARVGGIGFNSSGDIFLAFATGNHLPVDAQSPHALQMLPHQHLDPFFEGAAEAVEESILNALTAAETMVGFKGTVDALPLDELQAIMTRYRPHAPESPTGREG; encoded by the coding sequence GTGCGTGTGCGAGACTTGGGGATCACCATCGGGCGGATGCCCACCGGCCCGCACAATGCCATCACTGACGTGCCGGGGGTACTGGTCGGTCACCGCACGTTGATCTGGGATGCCCCGCGGATGGCCCGGACGGGGGTCACCATGGTGGTCCCTCGAGAGGGAGCCATCTGGGAGGACCACGCGTTTGCCGGGTTCCATTCGTTCAACGGCAACGGCGAGATGACGGGGCTCCTCTGGCTGGAAGAATCGGGAATGTTGAATGGTCCGATCGGCATCACGAACACACACGCGGTGGGGGTCGTGCGGGACGCGCTCGTGGCCTTCGGCGTTGACCATGGGTACGTCAAGGGGTTCACGCTTCCCGTCGTGGCGGAGACCTATGATGGATGGCTCAACGACATCGACGCGTTTCATGTCTCGACAGAACACGCCCACGAGGCTCTCGCGGCGGCAGCCGGAGGTCACGTCGCTGAGGGAAACGTGGGTGGCGGCACGGGGATGCGGTGCCACGGGTTCAAGGGCGGGATCGGGACGTCATCGCGGGTGGTCGAGAGCCGGGCAGGAAGCCACGTGGTGGGCGCCCTGGTCCAGGCCAATTACGGCGCGATGCGTCACCTCCGGGTGGACGGCGTGCCGGTCGGGCGAGAGCTGGAGTCTCGGTGGACGGCCCCGTCCCCCAAAGGGTCGATCATCGTCATCGTGGCGACGGACGCGCCCTTGCTGCCCGGCCAGTGCAAGCGTCTCGCCCAGCGGGCCACTGTCGGGTTGGCGCGGGTCGGCGGAATCGGCTTCAACTCGAGCGGTGATATCTTCCTCGCGTTCGCCACGGGGAACCACTTGCCCGTGGACGCCCAGAGCCCGCACGCGCTCCAGATGTTGCCGCACCAGCATCTCGATCCCTTTTTCGAGGGCGCGGCGGAAGCAGTGGAAGAATCGATTCTCAACGCGCTCACCGCCGCTGAGACGATGGTGGGGTTCAAAGGGACCGTAGATGCGCTCCCGCTGGACGAGTTGCAGGCGATCATGACCCGGTACCGTCCGCACGCCCCCGAGAGCCCTACCGGCCGCGAAGGCTGA